tgggttcgtgccccggtccgggaggatcccacatgccgcggagcagctgggcccgtgagccatggccgctgagcctgcgcgtccggagcctgtgctccgcaacgggagaggccacagcagtgagaggcccgtgtaccgcagaggaaaaaaaaaaaaaagaccaactcTATAAACTTGCAGAGAAAAAGCAAAGATCACAGACAAAGAAGCAGGGATTGGGCTTATGTGAAAACGTTAACAGCCACGCTGGATGCAAAAGCACCAAGCGTGGGAGAAGCTGCAGGGCTTACTTGACTCAGCCCCGTTGGAAGACCGTGTGGCATCACCTGGAGAAGGCTTACAGCCCCTTACCTGTGTCCCAGCTCGTTTACTCCTGAGTACATACCCCAGGGAAACTCCTGTGCACGTATGAGAGATGCACACACAGGAGCAGTCACAGCAGCATGGCTCACGGTGGCAGTAATCTGCAAAATCCAAATATCCATCGATGGGGACGGGACGGGAGAGCGTGGAACATTCACATAAGGGTCTTTCACTGGCACACAGAATGAATTACCAGACACGCGGAAGTATGGATGAATCTTAGTAAAACGTGGAGTGGAACGTATCTCCGAAGAATATACATAGAATGACACCCTTTCCATAACATTAAAAACAACTGAAACCAAAATATGCATTCAGAAATACATATCGATTTGATAAATCTGcacaaaatggaaacaaaggaAAGGCGCTCCCAGGTCTCAGGGTGAAGGTGCCTCCCGTGAACGCGGCAGGGACAGGTGGGGGCCCTCGGTGAAATGCAGTCATTGTAGAGATTCCAGCTTTGGTTTGGGTGGTGGGTTTGCAGGTGCCTCcatgatttaaaacaacaaattaaaGAACTGACTGTGTAAGTAACGACACCCAGCATGGACCAGTGAAGGGAGCATATCATGAACCAAAGGTGATGATCTCCCCAATTCTCTGCACTgttgtccattttaaaaaaaagattgtgggTCTTCCCtgatagtccagtggttaagactctgcgtttccagggttcgatctctggtcagagaagatcccacatgccacacagtgtggccaaaaaaagaaggaaaaaaaaaaaaaaagaagattgtgACCAGAATCTACACAGGATGCCTCCGAACTAATAAGAGAAAGACAATCGAATAGAAAAACAGAATATGCAAAATTCACGGAAGAGGGACCACGAATGCTCCATGGAGATGTGAGAAGATGATCAACCTCGTGAATAATCAAGGAAATGTGAAGGTAACTCGCTATCCCAGCCCCATCACATGGGCGAGACTAACACTACCACCTGCATTAGGGGTGGAGAAACAGCAACGCTCATATTCTGCTAGTGAGAACGTAAGTGAGGACAGATgctttagagggaaaaaaaaatactgaaaaatctaGTAAAGTTAAAAGGTGCTGCTCTTTTGGAGATATAAGTGGCCCCCGTTCCTTCACAGCAGAAGAATTTCGTCTGGACACCCGAGTACCCTTTCCCTGTGGACCCACATGTCCAAATTCAGGACAGTGGGGTGCGAGCCAGGTGTCTTGTGCCAGCTTCTGAGAACCACGCAAAGTGATCCTACAAGCGTCCCCTTTCGAGGTCTTCAGTGCCTTGTCTGTGCCTCAGCTGAGAACCTGGACGGAGCATCAGGACTCACAGAGGAGCCAGGAGACAGGAGGGACGTGGGTCCCCAGTGGGCTGGGATGGACCAGCAGCCTGGACAACCTTCCAGACTCACGTGGGAGTGACAGGAACATCCATGTCATCTAATCACCCTCCTCTCCAGTTTTGTGCCTCCCTGGGGGGACATAGACGAGTCCACAGTCAGGTCAGCAGGCCTTCTTCCGTGACCCAGCACCAGTGAGGAAGGAGTCGATTCCACGCTGACCACTGGGCTCATAGGCACGGGGCGACCCCCAAGCAAATTCCGGTCTGGTCACCATGAAGGAGTGGCCACGGGGCAGCTACTGGGCGTCCACGTCAATGCCCTGCCCGCAAACCCAGCAGGCATCTTCCTCACCTGTCTTGACCTCCCTCCTCAtcctcccagccccctctctgCCATTCCTCCCACCCCTCGGCTGTCTAAGCCCCGTCCCCACCTGTGATGCTTAATTTGATGTGTCAAGCGGGCTGGGCCACAGGACGCCCAGGCAGCATGTGAGACTATTCCTGGGTGTGTCACTGAGGGTGTAAGCAGATGGCCTTCCCCGTGCAGTGGGCCTCACCCGATCCTGGAGGCCTagagagaggaggggggaaggggggacggGAGGTGGGTTTGCCTCTGCCTGAGCTGGGACGTCCACCTTCTACTGCCCTCGGACATCCATGCTCCTGCTTCGTGGACCTTCGGACTCAGACTGAACGACAGCGCCGTCCTCCTGGTCCCCAGCCCGCAGCTGGCAATGGGCCCACTCGGCCCCCACGGTCGCGTGAGCCGACCGTTCATAAAGGGTCTCTTCTGTTCTGTGTCTCTACCACTGGCTCTGTCTCTCCACAGAACCCGGACCGACACACCCCCTCCGAACCGCTGCCATTCTGCTCTCAGCCCCCTGGTGCGATCCCACCTCCAGCTGTCTCCCTGGGAGAAGTCTGCCCCGGGCGCCCTGCGTGCTGACCCAGCTGACACACGTGCGGGCCCACCCCCAGTCTGAACCCCTCGGGCAGCGCCCAGCCTCAGACGCTCTGACTGAGGGGTCTTTTCCTTGGTCTTTCTCCGGTGAACTGGCAGTTACCTTGTTTTTGCCAGATTAAGCCACTCACGCTTCAGCCACGAGAGGCCGTGCAACACTGCGGTgtcccatccctcctccacctggGCCATCAGCAAAAGGGTCCCCAGAGAGCAGATGACGTGGCGGCCATCCTAACAGGGGCGATGATGGTGGTGGCTTCTGTTCTGGGCTTATCACTAACTGGGTCTCCACCGCATTACTGGACAAAATGAATCGGATGATGTGAAGTTTAGCTATTACTTAATATGAGGGAGTTCGATTTTGCCAAGTTGGGTTTTTACTATGATGAAGCTATTTTCCTACAGAAAAAGTGAACGTGCTTTGGAACGGAAGAAGACGGGTCAGGAGTTCGAATGTGTTTTCGTCTTGAGGGACCGAGCTGCGTCGTGCAGGGGCAGACTCTGCCTGGTGCCACCACAGCAGGTGAGGTGCGTCTGAGCCCCCAttccaggaggaggaaggaggacgCGGAGGCCGTCACTCCGGGGAAGAGGGCAAGGTCCTCGGCCTCAAACCCAGGGGCCTCGTCTTCCGCTGGCATCCCGGGCTGTCAGACCCCAGACCCAACGAGGCAAGTACCCCAGCCCCGAGGCCAGCCCTCAGAACACGGCCATCATGGAACCAGCTGTGGCCCAGGGCCCCTGAGGGGCCCACGCTGGGGGCTtctgagagggacttccctaccAACAGGGGAAGCCCGAAAGGAGTCCCCGCCCTCTCCTTCCCGAGTTTGGATGCGTTTCTGAGATGACAGGAGCTGTGAGCTGTTGAGTGAGGGGATGACGGACGGGCCCCAGCTGGGTGGTACTGCTGTCACTTCTGGCCATCACAGACCACCTCAGGAAACCAGGGAAGGGCAGGCTGGGACGTCCCCATCTTGTTCCCAAGGCAAACCCAGAGGGCAGACACCTCGGGCCACGAGCCAGACAACAGCCCCGGTCATGAAAACGGTGGGTGCCGGCCTGGGCCTCATTCGGAGGTCCTCAAAGTCGGGGGGCAGGGCACATGGCCCATTAAACCAAGTCAGGACCAGTGTGCCTGGCGCTGCAGGGCCACGGAGGCCAgtggaggcagaggtgggaggcGCAGACCAGCGCTGAGGCCCAGGAGGACGGGTGAGCCTGGGGCTCCGTGAGCCCAGAGCCGTCTTCTCTGCCCTGGGAGTGCGCCAAGTTCCCGCCTCTGACACCGGGACACGGGACCTCACAGCCAAGACAACCCCACAGCAACGGCCCCATCGCTAGGCGGAGACCCAAGGGCCAGCAAGGGGCTCCTCCGGGAAGAGGCAGGAACCCAAAAGAGACCGTCGGGAGAGGGAGCGGGCCCCTAGGGCCCCTGAGACCCACTCTCCCACGGGTCCTCCCTGCCGTCCCCGTCTGACTGCCCAGAGAGACCAGGACAGGACAGAAGTGGACCGGCCCAGCCGCCCAGCGTCACTCGCTCACACCCCGCCCCTCAGGCGCCCCTCCGCAGCTATCAAGAGACTGGACGCATCAAACAGGCAGAGCAGTGCCACGTTCCATACAAAACTGTAAACAAGAGTCTTTAAAATGACAGAGGCCTCCTTAGTCCCAAACTCTGCGCCAGAGGCCCCACCCAGGGACCCCAGCAGGCGGAGGTGGGGCCCTTCCCGCTCTGGCTCAGGCCTTACACACCGGCGCCCACGCTGGGCGGACTGGTCGAGCAGGGGCTGAGGTCCGTGGTCCGAAGGATTCCTGAGATGAAGAAGCGGCCGGGGGTCCCCCCGCCCCCGGGTTCGGTCACTCTCCGCACCTAGCCCCATTGGGAgcccgcccccaccccatcccatgcAAACCGCGCGCCTGCCGCCACGCGTCTCAGCGCCCCGGGGCGGCCCCTGTCACGTGTCCAGGGCGTCTCGCGTGGGCGAGGGCCCGTGGGGGCGGCCCGGCTGGCCATGCAGCGGCGCGTGCGGCGGCACCGAGTTgcgctggggggctgggggctgcagcTCCAGAGTCAGCGCGGGTGGCGGGAAGTCGCGCACCTGGCGGCGGTACTCCAGGAAGGTGCAGGCCTTGGTGGCGAGCGCCACCACGTTCTTGCCCACGAAGATGGCCGAGACGCGGCTGTCGCGGAAGACAGCCATGTTGGCAGCGCGCGCCAGCACGGCCACCACGTTGACGGTGGCGAGGCTGAGCACCGGGTAGAGCATCATCTTCTGCGGCGCGATGTGCTCGCCCTGCATGCTGACCTCGCTGAGCGCCACGCACGGCAGCACCAGCAGCAGCATGTAGCAGTAGAAGAAGGTGAGGCCCTCGGCCCAGAGGGGCAGCCCGGTACGCGGCGGCTCCCACAGGTTGGCCTGCATGTCCAACAGGTCCAGCAGGTCCAGCGCCACCCAGAAGAGGCGGCCGCGCAGGTCCTCGCGCTTCCGGAAGGTGCGCACATACTCCATGCGGTCGAGCGCCACGAGCAGCAGGAAGAGGCCGGGCACGCACACCGACAGCAGCAGCGTCAGCGCCTTGCGCGCCACCGGGTCGgccgcgccgcgccgcgccgccTTGTAGTTCTGGAAGACGAAGTAGAGCTTGATCTCCAGCACGA
This sequence is a window from Mesoplodon densirostris isolate mMesDen1 chromosome 4, mMesDen1 primary haplotype, whole genome shotgun sequence. Protein-coding genes within it:
- the TMEM121 gene encoding transmembrane protein 121, yielding MVLPPPDRRHVCLTTLVIMGSMAVMDAYLVEQNQGPRKIGVCIIVLVGDVCFLLVLRYVAVWVGAEVRTAKRGYAMILWFLYIFVLEIKLYFVFQNYKAARRGAADPVARKALTLLLSVCVPGLFLLLVALDRMEYVRTFRKREDLRGRLFWVALDLLDLLDMQANLWEPPRTGLPLWAEGLTFFYCYMLLLVLPCVALSEVSMQGEHIAPQKMMLYPVLSLATVNVVAVLARAANMAVFRDSRVSAIFVGKNVVALATKACTFLEYRRQVRDFPPPALTLELQPPAPQRNSVPPHAPLHGQPGRPHGPSPTRDALDT